A genomic segment from Thermoplasmata archaeon encodes:
- a CDS encoding DUF973 family protein, protein MAALGTCPYCGRPYPAGATFCPSCGAAVGAGAMGTAAPAGPPVAGAYAPMYPPTYAGAPATPPTLGPSDQEPLEKVALGAILAIVAAGLSIAVLLLGGLRSVSASGSGASIYGGSRGWIEVGVELLAVALVITYTLLYRSAFVRLALRDRRFSTPAKLTLLLLFGIVLLFGSFAWLLYLLVQTLNCAGGLAPGAIPASCVPGSLLLALGLLLIFAIIVIVGFVGLLVGIWRLGTRYQDDRFKVGAVLLIFPFINVVGAVLVLVAARRSQERLRSAPAGFPPG, encoded by the coding sequence ATGGCGGCGCTGGGCACGTGTCCGTACTGCGGACGGCCGTATCCGGCCGGAGCGACCTTCTGCCCGTCGTGCGGTGCCGCGGTCGGCGCCGGCGCCATGGGAACGGCGGCCCCCGCGGGGCCGCCCGTCGCGGGCGCCTACGCGCCGATGTACCCGCCGACGTACGCGGGCGCCCCCGCAACGCCCCCGACGCTCGGGCCGAGCGACCAGGAGCCGCTGGAGAAGGTCGCCCTGGGCGCGATCTTGGCGATCGTCGCGGCCGGGCTCAGCATCGCGGTCCTCCTCCTCGGCGGCCTTCGGTCCGTGAGCGCCTCGGGCTCCGGTGCCTCGATCTACGGGGGGAGCCGCGGCTGGATCGAGGTCGGCGTCGAGCTGCTCGCCGTCGCTCTCGTGATCACCTATACGCTCCTCTACCGCTCCGCGTTCGTGCGGCTCGCCCTCCGGGACCGGCGCTTCTCCACGCCGGCGAAGCTGACGCTGCTGCTGTTGTTCGGGATCGTGCTGCTGTTCGGCTCGTTCGCCTGGCTCCTCTACCTCCTGGTCCAGACGCTCAACTGCGCGGGAGGGCTCGCCCCGGGCGCCATCCCCGCGAGCTGCGTCCCCGGCTCGCTCCTGCTCGCGCTCGGGCTGCTGCTGATCTTCGCGATCATCGTCATCGTGGGCTTCGTGGGACTTTTGGTCGGGATCTGGCGGCTCGGCACCCGCTACCAGGACGACCGGTTCAAGGTCGGCGCCGTCCTCTTGATCTTCCCGTTCATCAACGTCGTGGGCGCCGTGCTCGTCCTCGTGGCGGCGCGGCGCAGCCAGGAGCGCCTGCGCTCCGCACCCGCAGGGTTCCCGCCGGGGTAG
- a CDS encoding ATP-binding cassette domain-containing protein: MPTLVARELTRRFGRFTAVDRVSFEVEAAEAYGILGPNGAGKTTTIKMLTTLLPPSSGHATVAGFDIVRDAARVRAAIGYVPQLISADPQVSGYDNLRVFARLYQVPRAERAERIRAALEFMGLSDFANTPVKHYSGGMIRRLEIAQALLHRPRILFLDEPTVGLDPLAREAVWGQIERLRDEHATSIVLTTHYMEEAERLCDRLAILHRGVVVASGTPAGLKADLGTPDASLESVFAHFAGEEMDSGAGFREIQRTRRTAIRLE, encoded by the coding sequence ATGCCGACCCTCGTCGCACGCGAGCTCACCCGTCGTTTCGGCCGCTTCACGGCCGTCGATCGGGTCTCCTTCGAGGTGGAGGCGGCCGAGGCCTACGGGATCCTGGGCCCCAACGGCGCCGGAAAGACCACGACGATCAAGATGCTCACCACTCTCCTCCCGCCCTCGAGCGGCCACGCCACGGTCGCCGGCTTCGACATCGTGCGCGACGCCGCCCGCGTTCGGGCCGCCATCGGCTACGTCCCGCAGCTCATCTCCGCGGACCCGCAGGTCAGCGGCTACGACAACCTGCGCGTGTTCGCTCGCCTGTATCAGGTTCCCCGCGCCGAACGAGCGGAACGGATCCGGGCGGCGCTCGAGTTCATGGGGTTGAGCGACTTCGCGAACACCCCCGTCAAGCACTACTCGGGCGGGATGATCCGGCGGCTCGAGATCGCCCAGGCGTTGCTGCATCGGCCCCGGATCCTCTTCCTGGACGAGCCGACGGTCGGGCTCGACCCGCTCGCGCGAGAGGCGGTCTGGGGCCAGATCGAGCGGCTGCGCGACGAGCACGCGACCTCGATCGTGCTCACGACCCACTACATGGAGGAGGCCGAGCGTCTGTGCGACCGGCTCGCGATCCTGCACCGGGGCGTTGTCGTGGCCTCGGGCACCCCGGCCGGTCTCAAGGCCGATCTCGGGACCCCCGACGCGAGCCTCGAGAGCGTGTTCGCGCACTTCGCCGGAGAGGAGATGGATTCGGGGGCGGGCTTCCGCGAGATCCAGCGGACCCGGCGCACCGCGATCCGACTTGAGTGA
- a CDS encoding zinc-binding dehydrogenase — protein MRAFVMRRIGEVATLDKPVPEPGPNDAIVRTTRALICTSDCHTVHGAIGERHDLTLGHESVGVIHRLGAEVRGFREGQRVAVNAITPCYVCENCLRGFPSQCTQMLGGWKFANVKDGALAEYFHVNQAVANLAPIPDGVPDEMAVYACDMMSTGFMAAEHARIPLGGTVAVFGAGPVGLMAIAGSRLLGAGAVLAVETVPARQELARRFGATDVIDFARVDPVAEIRARTGGAGVDAAIEALGAAATFENCVRVTRPGGTISNVGYHGEGEFVRIPRIDWGVGMSDQTIRTGLCPGGRERMSRLLRLLELRRLDPSAMTTHRFRFDEIERAFRLMETKGDGIIKPLIRFD, from the coding sequence ATGCGCGCGTTCGTGATGCGCCGAATCGGCGAGGTCGCCACCCTCGACAAGCCCGTCCCGGAGCCGGGTCCCAACGACGCGATCGTGCGGACCACGCGGGCCCTCATCTGCACGTCCGACTGCCACACGGTCCACGGCGCGATCGGTGAGCGCCACGACCTGACGCTCGGGCACGAGTCCGTGGGCGTGATCCATCGCCTGGGCGCGGAGGTGCGCGGCTTCCGGGAGGGCCAGCGCGTCGCGGTCAACGCGATCACGCCGTGCTACGTCTGCGAGAACTGCCTGCGGGGCTTCCCCTCGCAGTGCACCCAGATGCTGGGCGGCTGGAAGTTCGCGAACGTCAAGGACGGGGCCCTCGCCGAGTACTTCCACGTGAACCAGGCCGTCGCGAACCTCGCGCCGATCCCGGACGGGGTGCCGGACGAGATGGCGGTCTACGCCTGCGACATGATGTCGACCGGCTTCATGGCGGCCGAGCACGCCCGGATCCCGCTCGGCGGCACGGTGGCGGTCTTCGGCGCGGGTCCCGTCGGGCTGATGGCGATCGCGGGCAGTCGGCTCCTCGGCGCCGGCGCGGTCCTCGCGGTCGAGACGGTCCCGGCGCGACAGGAGCTCGCGCGCCGGTTCGGGGCGACCGACGTCATCGACTTCGCGCGCGTCGACCCCGTGGCCGAGATCCGCGCGCGGACCGGTGGCGCCGGCGTCGACGCGGCGATCGAGGCGCTCGGAGCGGCCGCGACGTTCGAGAACTGCGTCCGGGTGACGCGTCCGGGCGGTACGATCTCGAACGTCGGGTACCACGGCGAGGGCGAGTTCGTGCGCATCCCCCGGATCGACTGGGGCGTCGGGATGAGCGATCAGACGATCCGCACCGGGCTGTGTCCGGGCGGGCGCGAGCGCATGAGCCGTCTATTGCGCCTGCTCGAGCTGCGACGGCTCGACCCGTCGGCGATGACGACCCACCGCTTCCGCTTCGACGAGATCGAACGCGCGTTCCGGCTGATGGAAACGAAGGGCGACGGGATCATCAAGCCGCTGATCCGGTTCGACTAG
- a CDS encoding response regulator — MRLLVVDDDAVFRDELAELLRDDGHSAVAVPSVAKALQALEHEEADVVLTDLKMPRQGGLELLREVRQRWPRTLVVVVTGFASVDTALDAMKHGAFDYVRKPFRLEQIRETLRLAAAEHEFEAPPEARRDPVREALALAESGRHDVLFFGEPAPRPGPHITVRPLEASEPFRLVGETEAFALEHPNAAVVLAGAEQLLAGHRLEEIVGILDRLRDTLAGHGPLRVGFDARRLLPAAAAAVGGAVAGDATHVTLDAVANPIRRRVLQRLADGPASFGDAMAAAGLDDSPKMSFHLRRLVEAGLVRHEAEHYRLSGRGEAAVRLLSDAAFLPPADDSANLAFADRSRGRPDDRP, encoded by the coding sequence GTGCGGCTGCTCGTCGTGGACGACGACGCGGTCTTCCGCGACGAGCTGGCCGAGCTCCTGCGCGACGACGGGCACAGCGCGGTCGCGGTCCCCTCCGTCGCGAAGGCGCTTCAGGCGCTCGAGCACGAGGAGGCCGACGTGGTCCTGACCGATCTCAAGATGCCGCGCCAGGGCGGTCTCGAGCTGCTCCGGGAGGTCCGGCAGCGCTGGCCGCGGACCCTCGTCGTCGTGGTGACCGGCTTCGCGAGCGTCGACACCGCGCTCGACGCGATGAAGCACGGGGCGTTCGACTACGTTCGCAAGCCGTTTCGCCTCGAGCAGATCCGCGAGACCCTGCGGCTCGCGGCGGCGGAGCACGAGTTCGAGGCGCCGCCCGAGGCACGCCGGGACCCGGTCCGCGAGGCCCTCGCGCTGGCCGAGTCCGGCCGTCACGACGTGCTCTTCTTCGGCGAGCCCGCGCCCCGGCCCGGCCCGCACATCACCGTGCGGCCCCTCGAGGCGAGCGAGCCGTTCCGGCTCGTCGGCGAGACCGAGGCGTTCGCGCTGGAACACCCGAACGCGGCGGTCGTCCTCGCCGGCGCCGAGCAGCTCCTTGCCGGGCACCGGCTCGAGGAGATCGTGGGCATCCTCGACCGTCTCCGCGACACCCTGGCGGGGCACGGACCGCTGCGCGTCGGCTTCGACGCGCGACGGCTGTTGCCGGCGGCCGCCGCGGCCGTCGGCGGGGCGGTCGCCGGTGACGCGACGCACGTGACCCTCGACGCCGTCGCGAACCCGATCCGGCGCCGGGTGCTGCAACGGCTCGCGGACGGGCCGGCGTCGTTCGGGGACGCCATGGCCGCGGCCGGCCTCGACGACTCGCCGAAGATGTCCTTCCACCTGCGGCGGCTCGTGGAGGCCGGTCTCGTGCGGCACGAGGCGGAGCACTACCGGCTCAGCGGCCGGGGGGAGGCCGCGGTCCGCCTCCTGAGCGACGCCGCCTTCCTTCCCCCGGCGGACGACTCGGCGAACCTCGCCTTCGCCGACCGCTCGCGCGGCCGCCCGGACGACCGCCCCTAG
- a CDS encoding cyclic nucleotide-binding domain-containing protein: MSDVSIATIAEALGRASILGELPDRHLRGLAKEVLVRDAAAGHTVIKRGDDGIGFYIILSGEVEVRRGNRVLARLGPGQFFGEMALFDDQPRSADVVATKATKFGVLSRWEFTGFAESHRGVYKGITKELARRLRETDQSLSE, encoded by the coding sequence GTGAGCGACGTTTCCATCGCCACGATCGCGGAGGCACTGGGGCGGGCGTCGATCCTCGGGGAGCTACCCGATCGGCACCTGCGCGGGCTCGCCAAGGAGGTGCTGGTCCGCGATGCCGCCGCGGGTCACACCGTCATCAAGCGCGGCGACGACGGGATCGGCTTCTACATCATCCTCTCCGGCGAGGTCGAGGTACGGCGCGGCAACCGCGTGCTCGCCCGGCTCGGGCCGGGTCAGTTCTTCGGCGAGATGGCGCTCTTCGACGACCAGCCTCGGTCCGCCGACGTCGTCGCGACGAAGGCCACCAAGTTCGGCGTGCTCTCCCGCTGGGAATTCACCGGCTTCGCTGAGAGCCACCGCGGCGTTTACAAGGGGATCACGAAGGAACTCGCCCGCCGCCTGCGCGAGACCGACCAGTCGCTCTCGGAGTGA
- a CDS encoding metal-dependent transcriptional regulator, with protein MEALRLLTRRQLETLQVVRSRETQERGASLKSIAAALRLTAPSALGHLTPLEALGLVERYRGKSRLTEKGRRTLLEYARHHRVAETLFGRLGLSPDATCAAAHEIDLALSHRTVEELCRAQRHPTECPHGEPITPCHAPGSGRPG; from the coding sequence ATGGAAGCCCTCCGCCTCCTGACCCGACGGCAGCTCGAGACCCTCCAGGTCGTTCGGAGCCGGGAGACCCAGGAGCGAGGCGCCTCGCTGAAGTCGATCGCCGCCGCCCTCCGTCTCACCGCTCCCTCCGCGCTGGGACACCTCACCCCGCTCGAGGCGCTCGGCCTCGTCGAGCGATATCGCGGAAAGAGCCGCCTGACCGAGAAGGGCCGTCGGACCCTCCTCGAGTACGCCCGCCACCACCGAGTGGCGGAGACGCTCTTCGGGCGTCTCGGGCTGTCCCCCGATGCGACCTGCGCCGCGGCCCACGAGATCGACCTGGCGCTCTCGCACCGGACCGTCGAGGAGCTCTGCCGGGCGCAGCGACACCCGACCGAGTGCCCGCACGGCGAGCCGATCACGCCGTGCCACGCGCCGGGCAGCGGACGGCCGGGCTAG
- a CDS encoding ABC transporter permease, with amino-acid sequence MARATEPAVPGIGSALAAHLDRTFAIVDYEVRKLRHDPSELLLRAVQPALWLLVFGEVFTQVHVIPTGNLTYLQFLAPGILSQSVLFIAIFYGIASIRERELGIAYKFLVSPASRVSLVAGKALSASVRGLSQATIVYALAIALGVRPSLDPLSILGVLFAVVLGACLFATLSMIIASLVKTQERFLGIGQLLTMPLFFASSAIYPLSIMPGWLRPIALANPLTYLVDAVRTLMIPGASSLFPIGVDFAVLLAATVALVLLESRLYPRMAQ; translated from the coding sequence ATGGCGCGCGCGACGGAGCCCGCGGTTCCGGGGATCGGGAGCGCGCTCGCCGCCCATCTCGACCGGACCTTCGCGATCGTGGACTACGAGGTCCGCAAGCTCCGGCACGACCCGTCGGAGCTGCTCCTGCGCGCCGTGCAGCCCGCGCTCTGGCTGCTCGTCTTCGGCGAAGTGTTCACGCAGGTCCACGTGATCCCGACCGGGAACCTCACCTACCTGCAGTTCCTCGCGCCCGGCATCCTCTCCCAGAGCGTCCTGTTCATCGCGATCTTCTACGGGATCGCATCGATCCGGGAGCGGGAGCTCGGGATCGCCTACAAGTTCCTCGTGAGCCCGGCCTCCCGGGTGTCGCTGGTAGCCGGCAAGGCGCTATCGGCGAGCGTCCGGGGCCTCTCCCAGGCGACGATCGTCTACGCGCTCGCGATCGCGCTCGGGGTCCGACCGAGCCTCGACCCGCTCTCGATCCTGGGCGTCCTGTTCGCCGTCGTCCTGGGCGCCTGCCTGTTCGCCACCCTGTCGATGATCATCGCGAGCCTGGTCAAGACGCAGGAGCGCTTCCTCGGGATCGGCCAGTTGCTCACCATGCCGCTGTTCTTCGCGAGCAGCGCGATCTACCCGTTGTCGATCATGCCGGGCTGGCTCCGACCGATCGCGCTGGCCAACCCGCTGACCTATCTCGTCGACGCGGTGCGCACGCTGATGATCCCGGGGGCGAGCTCCCTGTTCCCCATCGGGGTCGACTTCGCGGTGCTCCTCGCGGCCACGGTGGCGCTCGTGCTGCTCGAGTCGAGACTGTATCCCCGCATGGCCCAGTGA
- a CDS encoding GNAT family N-acetyltransferase, which yields MPDATPPGAVPSPAPGPQRRPLARGSSDTVVRLRDGSRVRIRPVRADDRERLGAFVHALSRDALELRFFAPVRADEVVDRILGTRPVAGRVSLLMETMDAAPRIVIAQGESVRDPPDPSRAEVAFLVADDRQGQGAATLLLWDLARRARALGVRRFYAWVLRENEAMLDVFRGAGFPSDFVWNGTEGRVTLDVSRPPATDTAHRGPPPAWTRSLP from the coding sequence ATGCCGGATGCCACGCCCCCGGGCGCGGTGCCCTCCCCGGCGCCCGGCCCCCAACGCCGCCCGCTCGCGCGCGGGTCCTCCGATACCGTCGTCCGGTTGCGCGACGGCTCGCGCGTCCGCATCCGGCCGGTGCGGGCTGACGACCGGGAGCGGCTGGGGGCGTTCGTCCATGCGCTCTCCCGGGACGCCCTCGAGCTGCGCTTCTTCGCCCCGGTGCGCGCGGACGAGGTCGTGGATCGCATCCTCGGCACCCGACCGGTCGCCGGTCGAGTCTCGCTGCTGATGGAGACGATGGACGCGGCCCCGAGGATCGTCATCGCCCAGGGCGAATCGGTCCGCGACCCGCCGGATCCCAGCCGCGCCGAGGTCGCGTTCCTCGTGGCCGATGACCGTCAGGGTCAGGGGGCCGCGACGCTGCTGCTCTGGGATCTGGCGCGGCGCGCCCGGGCCCTCGGCGTCCGCCGGTTCTACGCCTGGGTCCTTCGCGAGAACGAGGCGATGCTCGACGTGTTCCGCGGCGCGGGCTTCCCGAGCGACTTCGTCTGGAACGGCACCGAGGGGCGGGTGACGCTCGACGTATCGCGTCCGCCCGCGACCGACACCGCCCACCGCGGGCCCCCGCCCGCGTGGACCCGGTCCCTGCCGTGA
- a CDS encoding ATP-binding protein, translated as MGSPDTRAPIGPGELEQLLTRVPVGIAVIVAPGTIGWANPAYFEVTGRRPETVGLDFHRLLEEEGTWSRPIGSAVDAALAGNASATFRSVRARYRHLPGGVYLDVDVRPLPSDDGGPARALLMIRDVTDRVEEHLRATLFYEAFRTSTNPMQLTDPSGVMIDVNPAFERVYGYARAECLGRKPNLVRSRHTPTEVYERMWRDLTDPARGYWAGEILNRDRWGRERPVLLSITAIRAPSGEVTHYLGVAVDLSEQRAWELRSAHADKLASVGQLAAGVAHEINTPLANVMLIAESLRRRSPELATRQRLDAMTEQIEAAARIVRGLLDFARRDEPKVADLDLGSVVRDAVDFLRGKQPADVALELELPPTPVEVAGDRGQLLQVVTNLFNNASDAMGGRGTIRIYLRAHGGRAELDVVDTGPGISAEAMPHLFEPFYTTKPEGEGTGLGLAICHGIVNAHHGSITARNVPGEGAGFLVSLPLRRGAAAAA; from the coding sequence ATGGGCTCACCGGATACGCGCGCGCCGATCGGACCCGGGGAGCTCGAGCAGCTGCTCACGCGGGTCCCCGTGGGGATCGCCGTGATCGTCGCGCCGGGGACGATCGGCTGGGCGAATCCGGCGTACTTCGAGGTGACGGGCCGACGGCCGGAGACGGTCGGTCTTGACTTCCACCGCCTGCTCGAGGAAGAGGGCACCTGGTCGAGGCCGATCGGCTCCGCGGTGGACGCGGCGCTCGCCGGCAACGCCTCCGCGACCTTCCGCTCGGTCCGCGCGCGCTATCGGCACCTTCCGGGGGGCGTCTACCTCGACGTCGACGTGCGGCCGCTGCCGTCCGACGACGGCGGACCGGCGCGGGCCCTCCTCATGATCCGCGACGTGACCGATCGCGTCGAGGAGCACCTGCGCGCCACGCTGTTCTACGAGGCGTTCCGCACCTCGACCAACCCGATGCAGCTCACCGACCCGTCCGGGGTGATGATCGACGTCAACCCGGCCTTCGAGCGGGTCTACGGTTACGCGCGGGCAGAGTGCCTCGGCCGCAAGCCGAACCTGGTCCGCAGCCGCCACACCCCGACGGAGGTCTACGAGCGCATGTGGCGCGACCTGACCGACCCGGCGCGCGGCTACTGGGCCGGCGAGATCCTGAACCGGGACCGCTGGGGACGGGAGCGGCCCGTGCTCCTCAGCATCACCGCGATCCGGGCGCCCTCGGGCGAGGTCACCCACTACCTCGGCGTCGCGGTCGACCTCTCGGAGCAGCGGGCCTGGGAGCTGCGGTCCGCCCACGCCGACAAGCTCGCGTCGGTCGGCCAGCTTGCCGCCGGAGTGGCGCACGAGATCAACACCCCGCTCGCGAACGTGATGCTCATCGCCGAGAGCCTGCGACGACGGAGCCCGGAGCTGGCGACCCGCCAGCGCCTCGACGCGATGACCGAGCAGATCGAGGCCGCCGCCCGGATCGTGCGCGGCCTCCTCGACTTCGCGCGGCGGGACGAACCGAAGGTCGCCGATCTGGACCTCGGCAGCGTGGTCCGAGATGCGGTCGACTTCCTGCGCGGCAAGCAGCCGGCCGACGTGGCGCTCGAGCTCGAGCTACCGCCGACGCCGGTGGAGGTCGCGGGGGACCGCGGCCAGCTCCTCCAGGTCGTCACGAACCTATTCAACAACGCGAGCGACGCGATGGGTGGGCGGGGCACCATTCGGATCTACCTGCGCGCCCACGGTGGGCGCGCGGAGCTCGACGTCGTCGACACCGGGCCGGGGATCTCCGCCGAGGCGATGCCGCATCTCTTCGAGCCGTTCTACACGACCAAGCCCGAAGGGGAGGGCACCGGGCTCGGACTCGCGATCTGCCACGGGATCGTGAACGCGCACCACGGCTCGATCACCGCGCGCAACGTGCCCGGCGAGGGCGCGGGATTCCTCGTGTCGCTGCCGCTGCGGCGGGGCGCGGCCGCGGCGGCCTGA